A single bacterium DNA region contains:
- a CDS encoding ATP-binding protein: MAPRLLASAGIPDRYLACTLANFKIDEQNRLLEARELCSRYIDNFVTENGRFAEAGLLFVGPPGVGKTHLAVSVLKELITRYRVRGRFEDFTSLIHRIQATFEPGTVDSKNAILRRATEAELLVLDELGAQKPSAWVSEILYLVINTRYSRRLPTIFTTNLRLEAPGADAPLDRERSAPPDDPLSWRVPTRLVSRLYEMARPISIDAVDFRHQVKRHQHAF, from the coding sequence TTGGCCCCCCGTTTGTTGGCATCGGCGGGGATTCCGGATCGCTATCTCGCGTGTACCTTGGCCAACTTCAAGATCGACGAGCAAAACCGACTTCTGGAAGCGCGCGAGCTCTGTTCTCGCTACATCGACAATTTTGTCACCGAGAACGGTCGATTCGCCGAGGCCGGGTTGCTGTTCGTCGGGCCGCCCGGCGTCGGCAAGACCCATCTCGCGGTCTCGGTTCTCAAGGAGCTCATCACCCGTTATCGCGTGCGCGGCCGTTTCGAGGACTTCACCTCGCTGATTCATCGGATCCAGGCCACGTTCGAGCCGGGTACCGTCGATTCCAAGAACGCTATCTTGCGACGTGCCACCGAGGCCGAGCTTTTGGTGCTGGACGAGTTGGGCGCTCAGAAGCCGTCGGCGTGGGTTTCCGAGATCCTCTACCTGGTCATCAATACGCGGTACAGCCGGCGTCTGCCCACGATCTTCACGACCAATCTGCGACTGGAGGCTCCCGGTGCGGACGCGCCGCTCGATCGGGAGCGTTCGGCGCCCCCGGACGACCCCTTATCCTGGAGGGTTCCGACTCGGCTGGTCAGCCGGCTCTATGAAATGGCGAGACCGATCTCTATCGATGCCGTCGACTTTCGCCATCAAGTCAAGAGGCACCAGCATGCCTTCTGA
- a CDS encoding Hsp20/alpha crystallin family protein, which yields MSSKPHLDRLRLLRRQLGSLLDQELVPGRIDAASADTPGAWLPTADVLETVDAYEVTAELPGVLREDIELRIVGDKLELLGLRRAPVASGSFQRMEGRYGPFHRVLALGADADEDDIEARLEQGVLSVRVTKKTSGVVRREIAVDWEDGDA from the coding sequence GTGAGCTCCAAGCCTCATCTCGATCGGTTGCGTCTGCTTCGGCGCCAGCTCGGGTCGCTGCTCGACCAAGAGCTCGTCCCGGGGCGAATCGACGCCGCGAGTGCCGACACCCCGGGTGCCTGGCTACCGACCGCGGACGTCCTCGAAACGGTCGACGCCTATGAAGTCACCGCCGAGCTCCCCGGCGTTCTTCGTGAGGACATCGAGCTCCGGATCGTCGGCGACAAGCTCGAGCTGCTGGGCTTGCGCCGGGCGCCCGTCGCGTCGGGGAGCTTTCAGCGCATGGAGGGCCGCTACGGTCCGTTCCACAGGGTTCTGGCTCTTGGCGCCGACGCGGACGAGGACGATATCGAAGCGCGGCTCGAACAGGGAGTGCTCTCGGTTCGAGTCACAAAGAAGACATCGGGGGTAGTTCGGCGAGAGATTGCTGTCGATTGGGAGGACGGCGATGCCTAG
- a CDS encoding MerR family transcriptional regulator produces the protein MPRQSTRRRYLMISAVAERFEIHPQTLRLYEREGLIQPRRSAGNTRLYDEETLERLRTILTLTRDLGVNLAGVEVVLNMREQLESMKSEMDELLETLKREMAAKRLGVERRYALEKYGGGPPSRT, from the coding sequence ATGCCTAGGCAGTCGACGCGCAGACGCTACCTGATGATCTCCGCGGTTGCCGAGCGCTTCGAGATTCACCCGCAGACGTTGCGCCTCTACGAGCGGGAAGGGCTCATCCAGCCGCGTCGTAGTGCCGGCAATACTCGACTGTATGACGAGGAGACGCTGGAGCGCCTGCGGACGATTCTGACCTTGACGCGGGACCTGGGAGTCAATCTCGCCGGCGTCGAAGTGGTGCTCAACATGCGCGAGCAGCTGGAGTCGATGAAGTCGGAAATGGACGAGCTGTTGGAGACGCTGAAGCGCGAAATGGCGGCGAAACGCCTTGGGGTAGAGCGCCGCTACGCGCTCGAGAAGTACGGCGGCGGCCCGCCCTCGAGGACTTGA
- the dnaK gene encoding molecular chaperone DnaK, whose protein sequence is MSKIIGIDLGTTNSVVAVMEGSETKVIPNSEGNRTTPSVVAFTDSGERLVGQVAKRQAVTNPKKTVYSIKRFMGRRFDEISEELKMVPFEVTQAEGGLRVVIDDKRYSPEEISAMTLQKLRQAAEDYLGEKVEKAVITVPAYFNDAQRQATKDAGKIAGLQVERLVNEPTAAALAYGLDKKKDEIIAVYDFGGGTFDISILEVGDGVVEVKATNGDTHLGGDNIDQKVIDWLLEEFKRDQGIDLAQDPMAVQRLKEAAEKAKIELSSAQETEINLPFITADASGPKHLNLKLKRSKFEQLVEDIIKRSIAPCKQALKDAGVDAGAIEEVVLVGGQTRMPAIQKLVAEVFGKEPHRGVNPDEVVAIGAAIQGGVLRGDVKDMLLLDVTPLSLGIETLGGVFTKLIDRNTTIPTKKSEVFSTAAENQTSVEVNVLQGEREMSKNNRTLGRFHLVGIPPAPRGVPQVEVTFDIDANGILNVSAKDLGTGKEQKITITGSSGLKEEEIEQMVGDAEVHAEEDKDRRKKVEAHNQLDQLVYSTEKIYEEHKESLSAEDKGELESALETAKKALEADSLADLEQANQALTQASHKVAEAMYKQKEAEQPGSADGDGKGTEQSPGHSEDEVVDAEYVDVDDQAS, encoded by the coding sequence TTGAGCAAGATTATCGGGATTGACCTAGGAACTACGAACTCGGTCGTGGCCGTAATGGAGGGCTCGGAAACGAAGGTGATTCCGAACTCCGAGGGTAACCGCACCACGCCTTCGGTCGTGGCCTTTACCGACAGCGGCGAGCGGTTGGTCGGCCAGGTGGCCAAGCGACAGGCGGTGACCAACCCCAAGAAGACGGTCTATTCGATCAAGCGCTTCATGGGTCGCCGGTTCGACGAGATCAGCGAGGAGCTGAAGATGGTCCCGTTCGAGGTGACCCAGGCCGAGGGTGGCCTGCGAGTCGTCATTGACGACAAGAGGTACTCGCCCGAGGAGATTTCGGCGATGACATTGCAGAAGCTCCGCCAGGCGGCCGAAGACTACTTGGGCGAAAAAGTCGAGAAAGCCGTGATCACGGTGCCGGCCTACTTCAACGACGCCCAGCGGCAGGCTACGAAAGACGCCGGCAAGATTGCCGGTCTTCAGGTCGAGCGATTGGTCAACGAGCCGACCGCCGCGGCGCTCGCCTACGGCCTCGACAAGAAGAAGGACGAGATCATAGCGGTCTACGATTTCGGAGGCGGTACTTTCGATATTTCCATTCTGGAAGTGGGCGACGGCGTCGTGGAGGTGAAGGCGACCAATGGCGACACCCACCTGGGTGGCGACAACATCGACCAGAAAGTCATCGATTGGCTATTGGAGGAGTTCAAGCGCGACCAGGGCATCGACCTGGCCCAGGATCCGATGGCGGTTCAGCGCCTGAAGGAGGCCGCAGAGAAAGCGAAGATCGAGCTTTCGAGCGCTCAGGAGACCGAGATCAACTTGCCGTTCATCACCGCGGACGCCTCCGGGCCCAAGCACCTCAATCTCAAGCTGAAGCGATCCAAGTTCGAGCAGCTGGTGGAGGACATCATCAAGCGCTCGATCGCGCCCTGCAAACAGGCGCTCAAGGACGCCGGAGTCGACGCCGGCGCCATCGAAGAGGTAGTGCTCGTCGGCGGACAGACTCGCATGCCCGCCATCCAAAAGCTAGTGGCCGAAGTCTTCGGCAAGGAGCCGCATCGGGGCGTCAACCCCGACGAGGTAGTCGCGATCGGTGCCGCGATTCAAGGTGGCGTGCTGCGCGGCGACGTCAAGGACATGCTGCTGCTGGACGTGACGCCTCTTTCGCTGGGGATCGAGACCCTGGGCGGCGTTTTCACCAAGCTGATCGATCGCAACACGACGATCCCCACCAAGAAGAGCGAAGTGTTTTCGACCGCGGCCGAGAATCAGACCTCGGTCGAGGTCAACGTGCTTCAGGGCGAGCGCGAGATGTCGAAGAACAACCGAACTCTCGGGCGCTTTCACCTGGTCGGCATCCCACCGGCACCGCGCGGTGTACCCCAGGTCGAGGTGACGTTCGACATCGACGCCAACGGGATTCTCAATGTGTCCGCCAAGGATCTGGGTACCGGTAAAGAGCAGAAGATCACGATCACGGGCTCGAGTGGCCTCAAGGAAGAAGAAATCGAGCAGATGGTCGGCGATGCCGAGGTGCACGCCGAAGAGGACAAGGACCGGCGCAAGAAGGTCGAGGCACACAACCAGCTCGACCAGCTCGTCTACAGCACAGAGAAGATCTACGAGGAGCACAAGGAAAGCCTGAGCGCCGAGGACAAGGGCGAGCTCGAGTCGGCACTCGAGACCGCGAAGAAGGCGCTCGAGGCGGACAGTCTTGCCGACCTCGAGCAAGCGAACCAGGCGCTGACCCAGGCCTCCCACAAGGTGGCCGAGGCGATGTACAAGCAGAAGGAGGCCGAACAGCCGGGCTCGGCAGACGGCGACGGAAAAGGCACCGAGCAGTCGCCGGGACATTCGGAGGATGAAGTGGTGGACGCCGAGTACGTGGACGTCGACGACCAGGCCAGCTGA